In Myxococcaceae bacterium JPH2, a single genomic region encodes these proteins:
- a CDS encoding ArsA family ATPase: protein MTRIILVTGSGGVGKTTVAAATGLAASRRGTRTLVLSFDQTRGLRDALGQDAHLDIQTLDVHAELARGWNEGRGDIATLLGGGLEGVTAEEVALAPGLDELLALLLLEEHVRSGRYALIIVDGPSFGAALRFVSGPASLGWYVRRWAGPERSVRWARGNVEALARVRDRLGALEALLRDPEVTTLRLVTAPRAGAVEEVRRAYSAFCLQGLCVDGLVVNHLGSAPAEDLARTLQAQVEPLQVVEVPRQSAEVVGPEALMAFARLLHADGDPTGARVASPALGIRKDAVDVYCLELHLPFATRDEVHLSRREAELVIQVGDFRRNVLLPRMVAALATTGARLEGNRLMVSFQPERKDT, encoded by the coding sequence ATGACGCGCATCATCCTTGTCACGGGAAGTGGCGGAGTCGGAAAGACAACCGTGGCGGCCGCGACCGGCCTCGCTGCCTCGCGCCGAGGCACGCGAACGCTGGTGCTGTCTTTTGACCAAACGCGGGGCCTCCGCGACGCGCTCGGCCAGGACGCGCACCTGGACATCCAGACCCTCGACGTCCACGCCGAGCTGGCGCGTGGCTGGAACGAGGGGCGGGGCGACATCGCCACGCTCCTGGGCGGAGGACTGGAGGGCGTGACGGCCGAAGAGGTGGCGCTCGCGCCGGGCCTGGATGAGCTGCTCGCGCTGCTCCTCCTGGAGGAGCACGTTCGCTCGGGGCGCTACGCGTTGATCATCGTGGACGGGCCCTCGTTCGGCGCGGCGCTGCGCTTCGTGAGCGGCCCGGCCTCCCTGGGCTGGTACGTGCGGCGCTGGGCTGGCCCCGAGCGGAGCGTCCGCTGGGCCCGAGGGAACGTCGAGGCCCTCGCCCGGGTGCGCGATCGCCTGGGCGCGCTCGAGGCGCTGCTGCGCGATCCCGAGGTGACCACCCTTCGACTGGTGACGGCTCCCCGCGCCGGCGCGGTCGAGGAGGTGCGTCGGGCGTACTCGGCCTTCTGTCTCCAGGGGCTCTGTGTGGACGGCCTGGTGGTCAACCACCTCGGCTCCGCTCCGGCGGAGGACCTTGCTCGGACGCTCCAGGCGCAGGTCGAGCCGCTCCAGGTGGTCGAAGTGCCCCGGCAGTCCGCCGAGGTCGTGGGCCCCGAAGCGCTCATGGCCTTCGCCCGGCTGCTGCACGCGGACGGGGACCCCACCGGGGCCCGCGTCGCCTCGCCCGCGCTGGGGATCCGCAAGGACGCGGTGGATGTGTATTGCCTGGAGCTCCACCTGCCTTTCGCGACGCGAGACGAAGTCCATCTCTCGCGTCGTGAGGCGGAGCTGGTCATCCAGGTGGGTGACTTCCGGCGCAATGTCTTGCTTCCGCGCATGGTCGCCGCATTGGCGACCACGGGAGCCCGGCTGGAAGGAAACAGACTGATGGTGAGCTTTCAACCTGAGAGGAAAGACACATGA
- a CDS encoding patatin-like phospholipase family protein, whose protein sequence is MPHRILALDGTPVSGGEGYVSAGMLGALRQLLDESGDSRALLNQVDMFVGTSAGSFNAAFFASEADPDRAFDKSLQFWGEVVSMNKKGVSLARTVRALMGGSSLLDSSYMRDFFSSYFGPNLKLGDLKRKVVIPSFQLDGNRGVVRAWKAKVFHNTGSANDPDMNELVVDVLMRSGSPPMSYPIYQGIREKGSGYVDGGVYANNPSLIGLAQIINDASRKSKEEKLETLESDAPDLSNILLLSMGNGVMPSYLDPKFRDGTANWGFSEWLLDLRDPMVLVKMLLDSGSDAVHYQCRMILRKQYLRLNPPVEKSLSATDLEQVDKVLVQLLSQQSTQDLLQRTRVWLQRSGWLGGAAAAEPQPASKVG, encoded by the coding sequence ATGCCGCACCGGATTCTCGCATTGGATGGAACGCCCGTGTCTGGGGGCGAGGGGTATGTCTCGGCAGGCATGCTGGGCGCGTTGCGCCAGCTGCTCGACGAGAGTGGAGATTCACGAGCGCTGCTCAACCAGGTGGACATGTTCGTGGGCACCTCCGCGGGCTCGTTCAACGCGGCGTTCTTCGCCAGCGAGGCGGACCCGGACCGGGCCTTCGACAAGAGCCTCCAGTTCTGGGGAGAGGTCGTCTCCATGAACAAGAAGGGCGTCTCCCTGGCCCGCACCGTCCGGGCGCTGATGGGAGGCAGCTCGCTGCTGGATTCGAGCTACATGCGCGACTTCTTCTCCAGCTACTTCGGGCCCAACCTGAAGCTGGGAGACCTGAAGCGCAAGGTCGTCATTCCCTCGTTCCAACTGGATGGCAACCGGGGCGTCGTGCGCGCCTGGAAGGCCAAGGTGTTTCACAACACGGGCTCGGCCAACGACCCGGACATGAACGAGCTGGTGGTGGATGTCTTGATGCGCAGCGGCTCTCCGCCGATGTCGTATCCCATCTACCAGGGCATCCGGGAGAAGGGCAGCGGCTACGTGGATGGCGGGGTGTATGCGAACAACCCCTCGCTGATTGGCCTCGCGCAGATCATCAACGACGCGTCTCGCAAGTCCAAAGAGGAGAAGCTGGAGACGTTGGAGTCGGACGCGCCCGACCTGAGCAACATCCTGCTGCTGTCCATGGGCAACGGTGTCATGCCCAGCTACCTCGACCCCAAGTTCCGCGATGGCACGGCCAACTGGGGCTTCAGTGAGTGGCTGCTCGACCTGCGCGACCCCATGGTCCTGGTGAAGATGCTGCTCGATTCCGGCTCGGACGCCGTGCACTACCAGTGCCGGATGATTCTCCGGAAGCAGTACCTCCGGCTGAATCCTCCGGTGGAGAAGAGCCTGTCCGCCACCGACCTGGAGCAGGTCGACAAGGTGCTCGTCCAACTCCTGAGCCAGCAGTCCACGCAGGACCTCCTCCAGCGCACGCGCGTGTGGTTGCAGCGCTCCGGCTGGCTCGGAGGCGCCGCGGCCGCGGAGCCCCAACCCGCGTCCAAGGTGGGCTGA